The Streptomyces sp. NBC_01268 genome segment GGCTTCCTGGCCCCCGTCACGGCGGCGGCCCTGGCCCTGCTGCTGTGCCTGGCGACCCGGGCGGACCGCCCGCGGACCCCGGCGAAGACAGGGGGCCGGGCATGACGAAGGCCCGGCGGTCGTATGACGACCACCGGGCCTTCGCCCACATGGGATGAGTGGAGATGGCGGGAATCGAACCCGCGTCCAACGGTGCAGAAAGAGGGCTTCTCCGTGTGCAGTCTGGTACGAGTTTCTCAGCCCTCCGGATCACCCAGACAAGTCCGGAACGGGCTCAGTCACTGTTTGATTTCCCTCAGGCCCCCGTGACCGGGGCTAGAGGTTTAGATCCCTAAATGACGCCAGGATCCGGGTCGGGACCACCCCCGGGCTGACGCTCCTCACAGAGGCTTCTACTCGTTACCTAAAATTAGGCAGCGAGGGCGAAGCGGGAGTTATCGCTCTTGGAGTTGGCGATTATTGGTTGCGACATATGGTTAACGAGATCATTGCCGCTTCCTCGACACGCTTCCCCTGCTTCGACATCCGCTGTCGAAACCGATCATCCCCATGTTGATTTTTCAAACCACGCACCCGCTGTGAGGTGCAGGCCCCATCGTACGTGACCGGGGGCCACGGTAGCCAGCGCATTAACCCCGGACGACTACACCTGGCTCGCCCGCTGACGCCGCTTGGCCGCCGCGATGGCCCGGTTCGTCTCTCGGGTGTCCTGCTGCTCCCGCAGCGTCTGCCGCTTGTCGTACTCCTTCTTGCCCTTGGCGAGCGCGATCTCGCACTTCACCCGGCTGCCCAGGAAGTAGAGGGCGAGGGGCACGATCGTGTGACCCGTCTCCGACGCCTTCTGCTCCAGCTTGTCGATCTCCTCCCGGTGCATCAGCAGCTTGCGCTTCCGCTTCGCCGAGTGGTTGGTCCAGCTGCCCTGCATGTACTCGGGCACGTGGATGTTGTACAGCCAGGCTTCGTTGCCCTCGATCTGGACGAAGCCGTCGACGAGCGACGCCCTGCCCATCCGGAGCGACTTCACCTCGGTGCCCATGAGCACCACACCGCACTCGTACGTGTCGATGATGTGGTAGTCGTGCCGCGCCTTCTTGTTCTGCGCGATGAGCTTGCGCTCCGGCCCCTTGTCCTGGCTCTTCTTGTTCGCAGGCTTGCCCTGCACGTTGACGAGTCCCTTTGCCATAGTGCGCTCATTTTCGCACTACGAGGGCCCTCCGAGGCCACTCAATACCGTACGGGCCCGTTCTTCGGCCCGATCGCCGGCCGTGAGGTCCGGCGTGATGCCCCGGCCGTCCACCGCGTGCCCGGCGGGCGTGCGGTAGTGGCCGACGGTGAGCTCGGCGACGGAGCCGTCGGGCAGGGTGCTCGGCATCTGCACCGATCCCTTGCCGAAGGTCCGGGAGCCCACCGTGACGGCCCGGCCACGGTCCTGCAGGGCGCCGGTCAGCAGCTCGGCCGCGCTCATGGTGCCGCCGTCGATCAGCGCCACCAGGGGCCGCACGGTGTCGCCGCCGCCCTCCGCGTACACCGCGCGCTGCTCACCCTCCACGTCGTACGTGGCGACCAGCCCGCCGTCGAGGAAGGCGGAGGCGGCGACCGCCGCCTCGGCGAGCAGACCGCCGGCGTTGCCCCGCAGGTCGAGCAGGACCCCGGCACCGGACGGCGCCGAGCGCACGGCCGCCCGGACCCGCTCCCCCGTGCCCTTGGTGAAGGCGGCCACCCGGATCAGCACGGTGCCGTCGTCGAGCCGGCGGACGGTGACGGGATGGGTGGCGAGCCGGGCCCGGCGCAGGTGCTGCGTCCAGGAGGCACGGCCGCGCTCCACTCCGAGGGTGACGGCGGAGCCCGAGACGCCCTTGCCGCGCAGCAGCGAGACGACCTCGGAGACGGACAGGCCGGCGACCGGGCGCCCGTCGACGGCGGTGAGCAGGTCGCCGGGGCGCAGTCCGGCGCGGTCGGCGGGGCCGCCGCCCTGGATCCGGCTGATCTCGACCCGGCCCCCGGAGGTCCTGCGGGCGGAGAGCCCGACGCCCGTGTAGGCGCCGTCGAGGGCCTGCTCGAACTCGGCGTACTCGTGCTTGTCGTACACCGCGCCCCAGCGGTCGCCGCTGCGGCTGACGAACTCCTCGGCGGCCTTCTTGCCGGACTTGCCGTCGGCGACGGCCTCGGCGGCGGCGCGGGCC includes the following:
- the smpB gene encoding SsrA-binding protein SmpB gives rise to the protein MAKGLVNVQGKPANKKSQDKGPERKLIAQNKKARHDYHIIDTYECGVVLMGTEVKSLRMGRASLVDGFVQIEGNEAWLYNIHVPEYMQGSWTNHSAKRKRKLLMHREEIDKLEQKASETGHTIVPLALYFLGSRVKCEIALAKGKKEYDKRQTLREQQDTRETNRAIAAAKRRQRASQV
- a CDS encoding S41 family peptidase, whose protein sequence is MRAGAGPEFCRRPRGVLRGAALTLVFAGVLGTAAATGSLPRREQARELLPAPAATRATVDRAALARAAAEAVADGKSGKKAAEEFVSRSGDRWGAVYDKHEYAEFEQALDGAYTGVGLSARRTSGGRVEISRIQGGGPADRAGLRPGDLLTAVDGRPVAGLSVSEVVSLLRGKGVSGSAVTLGVERGRASWTQHLRRARLATHPVTVRRLDDGTVLIRVAAFTKGTGERVRAAVRSAPSGAGVLLDLRGNAGGLLAEAAVAASAFLDGGLVATYDVEGEQRAVYAEGGGDTVRPLVALIDGGTMSAAELLTGALQDRGRAVTVGSRTFGKGSVQMPSTLPDGSVAELTVGHYRTPAGHAVDGRGITPDLTAGDRAEERARTVLSGLGGPS